TCACTTCACCGGAAACTAACGGACAGTAATAACTCAACACCAAAACCGGAATGCCGTCCGGCCGGATGAAAGTCAAGTCCAGAAGATATTGCGGTTTGCCGATTTCCAGATTAACCTCTTCTTTTATTTCTCTCCTTAGCGCGTTTTCCACCGCGTTGTACCACTGGTCGCCCTTGTGAGTGGGCGGGGTGTTCGTGTAATCATCGGTTTCCAATCCGCCGCCCGGCACCGTCCATTTACCCGGAAAAGCTTTTTTGCTCAAACTCCGACGGGTGATCAGATATTTGCCATCTTTGTTATAAATAATCGCCGTAGTGGTTATCCGATGCAGTTCTTTATCTTTGATTTGCATAAAAATTGTTTAACATTTGTAATTTCACCTCTGCATAGTCGAAACTAAATCTATGTAATTCAAGTAATCTTCACATGTTACATTGTTATCATTAGGAATTTCTATTTTTTGACAAATATTTGGATCTTTATTGTTTCTAGAAATTTCATAA
The sequence above is drawn from the Candidatus Paceibacter sp. genome and encodes:
- a CDS encoding NUDIX domain-containing protein, producing MQIKDKELHRITTTAIIYNKDGKYLITRRSLSKKAFPGKWTVPGGGLETDDYTNTPPTHKGDQWYNAVENALRREIKEEVNLEIGKPQYLLDLTFIRPDGIPVLVLSYYCPLVSGEVKLDEDSVDFKWVTAKEAEKYDLIDGILEEIKMVEEILKK